Proteins from one Capricornis sumatraensis isolate serow.1 chromosome 2, serow.2, whole genome shotgun sequence genomic window:
- the TRMT5 gene encoding tRNA (guanine(37)-N1)-methyltransferase, translated as MSLLRQFGFSRRLLKVASCRITESASLVLLPWASLIQKLSRVPVIFLLDQRKRLSTMPEIETNHRDSELFSPPSDVRGMTELDRTAFKKTVTIPVLKVRKEVVNKLMRSLKRAALQRPGIKRVIEDPEDEEGRLIMLDPYKMFTIDSFEKEELSILKQLNVSPQISKYNLDLTYENFKSEEILRAVLPEGQDVTSGFSRVGHIAHLNLRDHQLPYKHLIGQVMIDKNPGITSAVNKINNIDNTYRNFEMEVLSGEENMMTKVRENNYTYEFDFSKVYWNPRLSTEHSRITELLKPGDVLFDVFAGVGPFAIPAAKKNCTVFANDLNPESHKWLLHNCKLNKVDQKVKVFNLDGKDFLQGPVREELMQQLGPLSKERKHSVHIVMNLPAKAIEFLSAFKALLDGQPCGIELLPIVHCYSFSKDANPAKDVQQQAGTVLGISLEACSSVHLVRNVAPNKEMLCITFQIPAAILYKNQTVNRDNHEDPPLKRQRTDKDF; from the exons ATGAG CTTATTGAGACAATTTGGATTCTCAAGAAGACTTCTCAAAGTGGCAAGCTGTAGAATAACTGAGTCAGCATCACTGGTTCTACTACCTTGGGCATCGTTGATACAGAAGCTTAGCAGAGTACCTGTTATTTTCTtgctggatcaaagaaaaagactCTCAACCATGCCTGAAATAGAAACAAATCACAGAGACTCTGAATTGTTTTCCCCACCCTCCGATGTCCGAGGAATGACAGAACTTGATAGAACAGCTTTTAAAAAGACAGTCACCATCCCAGTGCTTAAAGTGAGGAAAGAGGTAGTCAATAAACTGATGCGATCCCTTAAAAGAGCAGCACTGCAGCGCCCAGGCATAAAACGTGTGATTGAAGATCCAGAAGATGAAGAAGGTAGACTAATTATGTTGGATCCCTATAAAATGTTTACCATTGATtcctttgagaaagaagaactcaGTATTTTAAAGCAGCTGAATGTCAGTCCACAAATATCGAAATATAATTTGGACCTAACTTATGAAAACTTTAAGTCAGAAGAAATCTTGAGAGCTGTGCTTCCTGAAGGTCAAGATGTGACCTCAGGGTttagcagagttggacacattgCTCACTTGAACCTTCGAGATCATCAACTACCTTACAAGCATTTAATTG GCCAAGTTATGATTGACAAAAATCCAGGAATCACCTCAGcagtaaataaaatcaataatattGATAATACCTACCGAAATTTTGAAATGGAAGTACTATCTGGAGAGGAGAATATGATGACCAAG GTTCGAGAAAACAATTACACCTATGaatttgatttttcaaaagtCTATTGGAATCCTCGTCTCTCCACAGAACACAGCCGTATCACAGAACTTCTCAAACCTGGGGATGTCCTATTTGATGTTTTTGCTGGGGTTGGGCCCTTTGCCATTCCAGCAGCAAAGAAAAACTGCACTGTGTTTGCTAATGATCTCAATCCTGAATCCCATAAATGGCTACTGCACAACTGTAAATTAAATAAAGTGGACCAAAAAGTAAAAGTCTTTAACTTGGATGGGAAAGACTTCCTGCAAGGACCAGTCAGAGAAGAGTTAATGCAGCAGCTGGGACCActgtcaaaagaaagaaaacactctgTGCACATCGTCATGAATTTGCCAGCAAAGGCTATTGAGTTTCTCAGCGCTTTCAAAGCACTCTTAGATGGACAGCCATGTGGCATTGAACTCCTTCCCATTGTGCACTGTTACAGCTTTTCCAAAGATGCTAATCCAGCTAAGGATGTTCAGCAACAAGCTGGAACTGTGTTAGGCATCTCCTTGGAGGCATGTAGTTCAGTTCACCTAGTAAGAAATGTGGCCCCTAACAAGGAAATGTTATGCATCACTTTTCAGATTCCTGCTGCTATACTTTACAAGAACCAGACCGTAAATCGAG ACAATCATGAAGATCCACCTCTTAAGCGCCAGAGGACAGATAAAgacttttaa